Proteins encoded in a region of the Paenibacillus wynnii genome:
- a CDS encoding EAL domain-containing protein, translated as MKLRKKIALFITCVSLFGLGVTYLFVQLILLNRFDKLDEADLQNTLHDIVASYNDELQMMKTSLVNYSMWDDTYQFVSTASPKTDRVLNPYILSNYDKTTYETNNFHMIALLNKYGETVYGGTYYNNQDEEVSPLSAEFEGLFAKIKSNLPEVTRNWDSISGIVLLDEGPMLVTYLPIVKSNNTGTMQGIAIAGRMIDEEEIRRIGRLSPLGIRLTPVTPLFLEQNKGETTWTSSRTEHLLTIHTLIDDVFGNPALVLTIDQPREIYQSGLQSIRSFRLVFFSITIISGIAIVIYVNRSILKRMASLNRKIRSISSSHDLSIRIVSTTKDEFSDVEHEFNAMISSLQSAQESLQLQAKLDPLTQLPNRTLFFTRLNEAIEKAKQNNSQIALLFIDIDNFKTVNDTWGHDSGDAILKEISRRITRAVGDPNLTSRLGGDEFTILLADIHKKEDIELYLQKIQEALSAPHKIHGQLLYSTASIGISVYPENGKDAEFLVKQADLAMFHVKETGRNNFFQYSDALEESVRRKKVLRQQLLTAIDNQELEVHYQPILSTEALGIRKVEALLRWSSPTYGAISPSEFIPLAESNGSIVNIGRWVFQQVCRDLSSFNDQGLSLRAAVNISAMQLMQPHLLNELLEAVKDNGLSPYSLELEITESVLMSGDSFFTSLQNLREHGFRISLDDFGTGFSSLSYLRRFPVDVIKIDRSFISEITHSQSDDTLVKAIIELSHNLGLLVVSEGIELKIQFDMLRNLGSDELQGYYISKPLKASGIISFLSQDTPFNDN; from the coding sequence ATGAAATTACGTAAAAAAATAGCCCTGTTCATCACATGTGTCTCTTTGTTCGGACTTGGAGTAACTTATTTATTCGTACAACTCATTCTACTAAATCGATTTGATAAGCTGGATGAGGCGGACCTGCAAAACACCCTGCATGATATTGTCGCTTCCTACAATGATGAATTGCAAATGATGAAGACAAGTCTGGTTAATTATTCCATGTGGGATGATACCTACCAATTTGTATCTACTGCTTCACCTAAGACTGATCGGGTACTGAATCCCTACATCTTAAGTAATTATGATAAAACCACATATGAAACTAATAACTTCCATATGATCGCGTTATTAAACAAGTATGGAGAAACTGTATATGGCGGTACTTATTATAATAATCAGGATGAAGAAGTGTCACCGCTGTCGGCTGAATTCGAAGGACTGTTCGCTAAGATTAAGAGTAATCTGCCTGAAGTGACCCGTAACTGGGATAGTATTTCGGGAATTGTTCTCCTAGATGAAGGTCCGATGTTGGTTACCTATTTACCTATTGTCAAAAGCAATAATACGGGGACCATGCAGGGAATTGCTATTGCCGGAAGAATGATTGACGAAGAGGAAATTAGGCGGATCGGCCGACTGAGCCCTCTCGGCATCAGACTAACCCCCGTAACCCCGCTGTTTCTTGAGCAAAACAAGGGGGAGACGACTTGGACATCTTCTCGGACGGAGCATCTCTTAACCATACATACTCTAATTGATGATGTATTCGGGAACCCTGCCCTTGTTCTGACCATAGACCAACCCAGAGAGATTTATCAGAGCGGTCTGCAATCTATTCGAAGCTTTCGACTGGTTTTCTTCTCCATCACTATAATATCGGGCATCGCCATTGTTATCTATGTAAACCGATCTATTCTAAAACGCATGGCGTCATTAAATAGAAAGATTCGATCGATTAGCAGCAGTCATGATCTATCCATTCGGATTGTCAGTACCACAAAAGACGAGTTCAGTGATGTAGAACACGAATTTAATGCTATGATCTCTTCTTTACAGTCTGCTCAAGAGAGTCTTCAGCTGCAAGCTAAGCTTGATCCTCTTACTCAGCTGCCCAATCGGACCTTGTTTTTCACAAGGCTAAATGAGGCGATAGAGAAAGCCAAGCAGAATAACTCACAAATTGCGCTTCTGTTCATTGATATCGACAACTTCAAGACCGTTAACGACACTTGGGGCCATGATTCTGGGGATGCTATCCTGAAGGAAATTTCCAGACGCATAACACGTGCTGTGGGCGACCCTAATCTGACCTCCCGATTAGGAGGCGATGAGTTTACCATTCTCTTAGCCGATATTCATAAGAAAGAAGATATTGAATTATATCTGCAAAAAATTCAGGAGGCTCTATCAGCCCCCCATAAAATCCATGGGCAACTTCTATATAGTACTGCCAGCATTGGAATAAGCGTGTATCCTGAGAATGGGAAGGATGCCGAGTTTCTGGTCAAGCAAGCCGATCTGGCCATGTTTCACGTAAAGGAAACCGGCCGGAACAACTTCTTCCAATATTCGGATGCACTCGAAGAAAGTGTTCGCCGGAAGAAAGTTCTGAGGCAGCAGCTATTAACGGCGATAGATAACCAGGAGTTAGAGGTTCACTATCAACCCATACTTTCAACAGAAGCGTTGGGGATTAGGAAGGTTGAGGCATTGCTGCGCTGGAGCAGTCCAACCTATGGGGCTATCTCCCCCTCTGAATTCATCCCCCTTGCTGAATCGAACGGTTCGATCGTTAATATAGGAAGATGGGTATTTCAGCAGGTTTGTCGGGATCTGAGCAGCTTTAATGATCAAGGCCTTTCATTAAGAGCCGCTGTTAACATTTCCGCTATGCAGTTAATGCAGCCGCATCTGCTGAATGAATTATTAGAGGCAGTGAAGGATAATGGCCTTTCCCCTTACAGCCTAGAGCTTGAAATTACTGAAAGTGTACTCATGTCGGGTGACAGCTTCTTCACCTCCCTGCAGAACCTCCGAGAGCACGGCTTCCGGATTTCACTGGATGATTTCGGTACAGGGTTCTCATCCTTAAGTTACCTACGGCGTTTCCCTGTAGATGTAATTAAGATCGACCGTTCTTTCATATCTGAGATCACTCACTCACAGTCTGATGATACTCTGGTTAAAGCAATCATAGAGCTTAGTCATAATCTGGGTCTCCTGGTCGTATCTGAGGGTATCGAGCTGAAGATTCAATTCGATATGCTGCGTAATTTGGGTAGTGACGAGCTGCAAGGGTATTATATAAGCAAACCGCTGAAGGCATCAGGAATTATTTCCTTTTTGTCACAAGATACTCCATTTAACGACAATTAA
- a CDS encoding prenyltransferase, with amino-acid sequence MNKWSLFKQASRFGVIPVMLIPVVLGTVGAYVWEGIFHPVLFIITFVGAAAAHLFSNMVNDLWDFRNGTDVEAHLTPEVIMTNSGFLSGGVVTERLFAILTWSLLAIAVICGTVLSILSGWEILWFVGGGALIAYFYVAPPLRFGYRGKGYSELAIFLAFGLMPVMGTYYVQTGHFSMKPIWLSLPVGLLTTLLLFNHHFLHWKADQQVGKRTLVVVWGERKALIFSRVLLFISYASLVMCVVLEVLPVYALLALLTALPALRVYRGLKSYNASPAYLPLMGASLKASTRCGGVMALALLVQGIL; translated from the coding sequence ATGAACAAGTGGTCTTTATTTAAGCAGGCATCCCGGTTTGGAGTAATTCCCGTTATGCTCATTCCGGTTGTACTTGGAACCGTTGGGGCTTATGTATGGGAAGGTATATTCCATCCGGTATTATTTATAATAACCTTTGTTGGGGCGGCTGCGGCTCATTTATTCTCGAATATGGTGAATGATTTATGGGATTTTCGAAATGGAACGGATGTGGAGGCACACCTTACCCCTGAAGTCATAATGACAAATTCGGGTTTTTTATCAGGGGGTGTAGTTACAGAGCGTTTATTCGCGATTCTTACGTGGAGCTTGCTGGCTATTGCTGTTATATGTGGAACGGTGCTCAGTATCCTCAGTGGTTGGGAGATATTATGGTTTGTCGGGGGCGGTGCGCTCATCGCCTATTTTTATGTAGCTCCACCTCTGCGCTTTGGTTATAGGGGTAAGGGGTACAGCGAATTGGCTATTTTTCTCGCTTTTGGTCTTATGCCCGTAATGGGCACTTATTACGTTCAGACGGGCCATTTCAGCATGAAGCCTATATGGTTGTCACTGCCGGTGGGTCTTCTGACGACACTGCTGTTGTTCAATCACCACTTTCTACACTGGAAGGCTGATCAGCAGGTAGGCAAAAGAACGCTGGTCGTGGTATGGGGAGAGCGCAAGGCTCTGATTTTTTCGAGAGTACTGCTGTTTATATCCTATGCCTCTTTGGTAATGTGTGTGGTCTTAGAGGTACTTCCTGTATATGCACTCCTAGCTCTTCTAACTGCACTCCCGGCCCTTCGAGTGTATCGCGGCCTTAAATCGTATAACGCATCACCAGCCTATCTACCGCTTATGGGCGCTTCTCTTAAAGCTTCTACCCGTTGCGGTGGAGTTATGGCCTTAGCTTTATTGGTTCAGGGTATCCTGTAA
- a CDS encoding 1,4-dihydroxy-2-naphthoate polyprenyltransferase gives MNVRTFLKFVEIQTKVASMIPFLLGTLYALYRFDDFYVLRALLMFVSLLSFDMATTAINNYYDFKKASKKHGYGYETHNAIVHHKLKESVVVTTIVTLLLLAVGGGIALVSQTGLLVFLLGGLSFLIGILYSFGPIPISRMPLGELFSGLFMGFVIIFISAYIHTDVSVVALLIQDGWVNLHVNILEVLYLFWFSVPAILGIAGIMLANNICDIEDDIENRRYTLPVYIGKNNAILLFKLLYYVSFLDLIVLLLLGVNVVLVLLILLTLIPLRRNISLFAENPDKATTFILSVKNFVLMSVARIAILSVAVLLHSLS, from the coding sequence GTGAATGTTAGGACTTTTTTAAAGTTTGTTGAGATTCAGACAAAGGTTGCCAGCATGATTCCTTTCCTATTAGGAACGCTATATGCCCTGTACCGGTTTGATGACTTTTACGTGCTACGTGCTCTATTGATGTTCGTGTCTTTGCTGAGCTTTGACATGGCGACAACGGCCATTAATAACTATTATGATTTCAAAAAAGCGTCAAAAAAGCACGGTTACGGGTATGAAACGCATAACGCTATTGTTCATCACAAGCTGAAGGAGAGTGTGGTAGTCACAACTATTGTGACGTTGCTGCTGCTGGCAGTGGGCGGGGGAATAGCGCTGGTGTCACAGACTGGACTCCTTGTCTTCCTGCTCGGGGGATTATCGTTTCTGATTGGGATCCTATACTCTTTCGGGCCGATACCCATTTCGAGAATGCCGCTCGGAGAGCTGTTCTCCGGTCTCTTCATGGGCTTTGTAATCATCTTCATCTCGGCATATATCCATACTGATGTGAGTGTGGTGGCGCTTCTAATTCAGGACGGCTGGGTCAACCTGCATGTTAATATCTTGGAGGTTCTCTACCTTTTCTGGTTCTCGGTCCCGGCGATCCTGGGGATTGCCGGCATCATGCTGGCCAATAATATCTGCGATATTGAAGATGATATCGAGAATCGCAGATATACTCTGCCAGTCTACATTGGTAAGAATAACGCGATTCTGCTGTTCAAACTGCTCTATTATGTGTCTTTTCTGGACCTCATCGTACTCCTGCTCCTTGGGGTGAATGTGGTACTGGTACTCTTGATATTGCTGACCCTGATTCCGCTTCGCCGTAATATTTCGTTGTTTGCCGAGAACCCGGACAAAGCAACAACCTTTATCTTATCCGTTAAAAACTTCGTTCTTATGAGTGTTGCACGTATCGCAATTCTAAGCGTTGCTGTTTTACTTCATTCATTGAGTTAA
- a CDS encoding Gfo/Idh/MocA family protein: MKQKLRWGIMGCAQIATGSVMPAIVESESGVIQGIASRGLEKSSAVAAEFGVKNAYGSYEELLSDEEVDAVYIPLPNHLHREWVIRAAEAGKHVLCEKPIALNSSEAAEMVDACNKAGVHLAEAYMYRHHPRISEVQALIASGEIGDLRSIRGTFTYNDAGDTTNIRFRSDWGGGSLYDIGCYPLTAARLLYGVEPEAVTVHAIFSPEHDNVDMMASGLVEFPGGLSLIFDCGMWAYNRQFLEITGTEGRIEIPMPFNARYEDADFSVHTADGTRLVKATGANPYVNQVDNFAAAVFEGSPLYKAEDAISNMILLETCLRSAKERVRFTL, encoded by the coding sequence ATGAAACAAAAACTTCGCTGGGGAATCATGGGTTGTGCCCAAATTGCGACAGGATCAGTTATGCCCGCAATTGTAGAATCTGAGAGTGGAGTCATTCAGGGTATAGCCAGCCGTGGGCTGGAGAAAAGCAGTGCTGTAGCCGCAGAGTTCGGAGTGAAAAATGCCTATGGAAGCTATGAAGAACTGCTTAGCGATGAGGAGGTCGATGCTGTTTATATCCCGCTTCCTAATCACCTACACCGGGAGTGGGTGATCCGAGCTGCGGAAGCTGGCAAGCATGTGCTGTGCGAAAAACCGATTGCGCTCAACAGCAGTGAAGCTGCAGAAATGGTCGATGCCTGTAATAAGGCGGGTGTACATCTGGCAGAGGCCTACATGTATCGGCATCATCCGCGGATTTCTGAGGTGCAGGCGCTGATTGCAAGTGGTGAAATTGGGGATCTTCGGTCCATCCGGGGTACTTTCACCTACAATGATGCCGGAGATACTACTAATATTCGCTTCCGGTCGGATTGGGGCGGCGGATCATTATATGATATTGGCTGTTATCCGTTAACCGCAGCACGGTTGCTGTATGGTGTGGAGCCGGAAGCGGTGACGGTGCATGCTATTTTCTCTCCCGAGCATGACAATGTGGATATGATGGCCTCGGGTCTGGTGGAGTTTCCAGGGGGTCTGAGTCTGATTTTTGACTGCGGAATGTGGGCTTACAACCGCCAGTTTCTGGAGATCACAGGCACGGAAGGAAGAATAGAGATCCCCATGCCGTTTAATGCCAGATATGAGGATGCTGACTTTTCTGTACATACTGCAGACGGTACGCGTCTCGTAAAAGCAACGGGGGCTAATCCTTATGTTAATCAGGTGGATAATTTCGCAGCAGCAGTCTTCGAAGGAAGTCCTCTATATAAGGCGGAAGATGCGATATCCAATATGATTCTGCTGGAAACCTGCCTTCGTTCAGCCAAAGAACGGGTAAGATTTACTCTGTGA
- a CDS encoding EAL domain-containing protein gives MDQMGIHYNNWIVLLSFVLAVTAAYSAINLISQVSHSMGRIRSLWLLSGACVLGSGIWAMHFVGILASRMPFEVGYHPGMAFLSMLVGMFACYLALRFVFTPYPKRWRLIVSSIILGTGISGMHYIGMFSMEIEATIHYSLLKQALSFMIAVLFSYMGIYLFTRFKDDRGFSKWKLCSALCIGIAMTGMHYTSISASYFEYDVWNSTKPFLMQTDVILLTGVSLVTLFMFTISGGAVFLDRNVLERMAYHDPLTELPNRHGLERYFESDFFRGTSGAVFFIDLDRFKSINDTLGHDIGDMLLQEVAGRLENCIGDNGKVFRLGGDEFLIALPHCTLEEAGESAQGILQEVKKPYTIEDNELYVTASVGISLTPVHGTDRSALMKAADTALYTSKDSGKNKFSVFDLEMNRYQVRRMSLEKDLRKALARSEFMVVYQPKWDSITNVTVGLESLLRWRHPEHGIISPVEFIPIAEETGLIVPITYWMLHEVCSQNMLWHKEDVATVAVSINMSARMFEGESLYDIVEEALTRSGLAPHFLELEITESIAMNNMEETVVLLSKLRKLGVRVSLDDFGTGFSSLGSLDEIPINTLKIDQVFIRKSKMHSKKAIISNIIAIAANLNMEVIAEGVETTEQIELLQSLGCTVMQGYYYGKPMPVNELGQWFLDKKAV, from the coding sequence ATGGATCAAATGGGAATCCACTATAATAATTGGATTGTTCTATTATCATTCGTATTAGCGGTAACAGCGGCATATTCGGCTATTAATCTGATTTCGCAAGTATCCCATTCGATGGGCAGAATTCGGAGTTTATGGCTTTTATCGGGAGCATGTGTCCTGGGCAGCGGGATTTGGGCCATGCATTTTGTCGGTATTTTGGCGAGCCGTATGCCTTTTGAGGTTGGGTATCATCCGGGTATGGCCTTTTTGTCCATGCTGGTGGGCATGTTTGCCTGTTACTTGGCACTTCGGTTTGTTTTTACACCATATCCTAAGCGATGGCGGCTTATTGTGAGTTCTATTATACTTGGGACCGGCATTTCCGGAATGCATTACATAGGTATGTTCTCTATGGAGATTGAGGCAACCATTCATTATAGCTTACTAAAGCAGGCACTTTCGTTCATGATCGCTGTATTATTTTCCTATATGGGGATTTATTTATTTACAAGATTCAAAGACGATCGAGGCTTCAGTAAATGGAAGCTCTGTTCTGCACTTTGCATAGGCATTGCAATGACGGGTATGCATTACACCAGCATAAGTGCAAGTTATTTTGAGTACGATGTATGGAACAGCACCAAGCCTTTCCTGATGCAGACGGATGTTATTTTGCTCACGGGGGTTTCGTTGGTAACGCTGTTTATGTTCACGATTTCCGGTGGGGCCGTATTTTTGGATCGTAATGTGCTTGAACGTATGGCCTATCATGATCCGCTGACAGAACTGCCGAACCGTCACGGCTTGGAGAGGTATTTTGAGAGTGACTTTTTCAGAGGGACTTCCGGTGCGGTGTTTTTTATTGACCTGGACCGCTTTAAGTCAATCAATGATACATTGGGTCATGATATCGGGGATATGCTGCTGCAGGAGGTTGCTGGCAGGTTGGAGAACTGTATCGGTGACAATGGCAAGGTATTCAGGCTGGGCGGTGATGAATTTCTGATCGCTCTTCCACACTGTACCTTAGAAGAGGCCGGAGAGAGTGCCCAAGGTATTTTACAGGAGGTCAAGAAGCCTTACACGATTGAGGATAATGAGCTGTATGTTACCGCTAGTGTGGGGATTAGCTTAACACCTGTCCACGGGACGGACCGTTCTGCACTAATGAAGGCTGCGGATACCGCACTATATACCTCCAAGGATTCCGGAAAGAACAAATTTAGCGTGTTTGACCTAGAGATGAACCGCTATCAAGTGCGCCGAATGTCCCTCGAGAAGGATTTGCGTAAGGCACTGGCCAGGTCGGAGTTCATGGTGGTGTATCAACCGAAATGGGATTCGATCACAAATGTTACGGTTGGCCTTGAATCGCTGCTGCGTTGGAGACATCCGGAGCACGGTATTATCTCTCCAGTGGAATTTATTCCAATTGCAGAAGAGACAGGTCTTATTGTTCCCATTACGTATTGGATGCTGCATGAAGTCTGCAGTCAGAATATGCTTTGGCATAAGGAAGATGTTGCGACTGTTGCAGTGTCTATCAATATGTCGGCACGTATGTTTGAGGGTGAGAGCCTATACGACATTGTTGAAGAGGCCTTGACTCGTTCGGGTCTTGCCCCTCATTTTCTAGAGCTGGAGATTACAGAATCGATTGCCATGAACAATATGGAAGAGACTGTAGTGCTGCTGTCCAAGCTAAGGAAGCTCGGAGTAAGAGTGTCATTGGACGATTTCGGTACCGGGTTCTCATCCTTAGGCAGTTTAGATGAAATACCGATCAACACGCTCAAGATTGATCAGGTATTCATCCGCAAAAGCAAGATGCACTCCAAGAAGGCCATTATAAGTAATATTATTGCGATTGCGGCTAACCTTAATATGGAAGTTATCGCGGAAGGTGTAGAGACCACAGAGCAGATTGAACTGCTGCAGTCACTGGGCTGCACGGTCATGCAGGGGTATTACTATGGTAAGCCTATGCCGGTGAATGAATTAGGACAGTGGTTTTTGGATAAAAAAGCAGTCTAA